CGCGATCCTCTTTGCGATCGCGATCGTCGGGATTTTCCTGAACCGCCGCAACGTCATCATCATCCTGATGTCGATCGAACTGATCCTGCTCGCCGTCAACATCAACATGGTCGCCTTCTCCTCCTTCCTGAACGACATCGTCGGCCAGGTCTT
This is a stretch of genomic DNA from Dyadobacter sp. UC 10. It encodes these proteins:
- the nuoK gene encoding NADH-quinone oxidoreductase subunit NuoK, translating into MLTLAHYLVLGAILFAIAIVGIFLNRRNVIIILMSIELILLAVNINMVAFSSFLNDIVGQVFALFILTVAAAEAAIGLAILVVFYRNRGSIAVEDVNMMKG